One region of Oryza sativa Japonica Group chromosome 10, ASM3414082v1 genomic DNA includes:
- the LOC4348377 gene encoding uncharacterized protein, with amino-acid sequence MEFLVAQALLLLVVVSNSLLLPSLGLAVSGQEAHEVAMAGLHDQQPPSPAAVAARVSVAQADLPMVASSVLGAESWLRAHVLAHYPSNHVTAIAVAVACARGGSRHGQDLRASRAAKNLHHALVRWGLVDEIKIDASSAPCAEEVGGGALKRRLYGMHHLPPPLPPTSVASPPPPGVPLSFAPNAPPEVVPSVPPAAAPPSTPVVVVPAPATSPPMSMPATPPEAAAGGMAPCSAPPTAAMSPQPCSGEGGNGGGQWCVAKPTVPLDRLQEAMDYACSQDGVDCQEISGGGSCFYPDNIAAHASYAFNSYWQKMKHIGGSCSFGGTAVLINSDPSYLQCRFMMS; translated from the exons ATGGAGTTCTTGGTGGCTCaagcgctcctcctcctcgtcgtcgtctccaactccctcctcctcccttccttgGGTCTTGCTG TTTCAGGTCAAGAAGCACACGAGGTGGCCATGGCTGGCCTCCATGATCAGCAGCCGCCATCTCCGGCAGCGGTGGCTGCGCGTGTATCGGTCGCTCAAGCGGACCTCCCCATGGTGGCCTCCTCGGTTCTTGGGGCGGAGTCCTGGCTCAGGGCCCATGTCCTGGCTCACTACCCCTCCAACCACgtcaccgccatcgccgtcgccgtcgcctgcgCCCGCGGCGGAAGCCGCCATGGCCAAGACCTCCGAGCCTCGCGCGCCGCCAAGAACCTGCACCACGCCCTCGTGCGCTGGGGCCTCGTCGACGAAATCAAGATcgacgcctcctccgccccgtGCGCcgaggaggtgggaggaggggCTCTGAAGCGGAGGCTGTACGGCATgcaccacctgccgccgccgctgccgccgacgtcGGTGGcgagtccgccgccgcccggcgtgCCGTTGTCCTTCGCGCCGAACGCGCCACCGGAGGTTGTCCCGTCGGTtccgcccgccgctgcgccgccgagcacgcccgtcgtcgtcgtgcctGCGCCTGCTACAAGCCCACCCATGTCAATGCCGGCTACTCCGCctgaggcggcggctggcggcatGGCGCCGTGCTCGGctccaccgacggcggcgatgtcgCCGCAGCCGTGTTCCGGTGAGGGAGGGAACGGTGGTGGGCAATGGTGCGTGGCCAAGCCCACTGTCCCTCTGGACAGGTTGCAGGAGGCAATGGATTACGCCTGCAGCCAGGATGGGGTGGATTGCCAGGAGATTTCGGGCGGGGGAAGCTGCTTCTACCCGGACAACATCGCGGCGCATGCGTCGTATGCGTTCAATAGCTACTGGCAGAAGATGAAGCATATTGGTGGGAGCTGCAGCTTTGGTGGTACTGCTGTGCTTATCAATTCTGACCCAA GTTATCTCCAGTGTCGCTTCATGATGAGTTGA